A window of Glycine soja cultivar W05 chromosome 13, ASM419377v2, whole genome shotgun sequence genomic DNA:
CCTTAAGGGATCTAATATGCAAAAACCTCTCCCAACAAATTATTGCCCCTTGAGGCTGTGGTATATGCTGCTGGACAGAGGAGGACTCCACAATCCCCCCCTTTCCAATCTTAACTTCTTCAGCAACTCCATTACATTTCACTTCATCGCCCTCGTATAAACCACGTTCCCCACCAGCAATTTTCTTCCCGTCTCGTAAGCACTGATTCAGTTCTCTCAGCTCTTTGCCGTCGCCATCAACACTCATCTGGACAACCCTTGTCATCCAGAATGCCCAAATTCACAGTGATTATTATAACCCGTTCTCATCCAAAGAAAAACAGCACATGCAATAATCACCAGGAACCCCAACCCAAGTTCAACTTCAAATCACTAGATATGcagttaaaagaaaataataagaccAATACAACTATAAAGTAAGACTAACAAATGCCCTGACCATATATCCACAGCACTCTCAAACAAAAAACCCTTTCTGGTGAGCAGAGTATCCCTTTCTAAAACCATTCACTTCAAATCCAaccttaaaaattattgaaaactaACCCTGGATCCAGGGAAAATACTAATCCCTATACTaagtgatttttctttttcataagtATCTTCCAAACCCTAACTAAGCTGAAGAACTTCACTGAGGACTTCCGAGATTTGACTTACTGAAAATCCAAAACGTCAAAGCAGTAACCGTACACACACAGAAGATCTTTGCTCGAACATGAACATCCAGAACCAGAAACGATGCATCGTATACTTTATACTAAATCGCTCACACTGTAAACAAAAACGGAcagatttgaaaataaaaacaacatatcctaaatccaaatcaaaaactccaaaacaagaaaattacCAGCTCAGAAACTTCACTAATCGCCATTATGGAGTCATTGTGAAAAAGATTGAAATTACgtcataataataacaacaaataataaaaagaaaaccgCTATTATGAAAAACCTTAAAGCCAAATCAAATTAGGATAAAGATAAACAaatttttgaagaagaaaaaatctgcAACTAGGTGGTGTTTTGTTGCGGGGAGTAAAAGGAGCTTGACCAATCTGAAAAGCACGGTGGGGAAGCGGATAAAGGCGACGTTAGTTTAGGGGagaggagaaaagaaaagatattgGGTGGGTTGGGACCGCGATGACCGCGGTTGCTGACGTGGGCGAAGTGGAAGGAGGAAGATACTTCCACGTCGGCGTCCACGTGAATGAAATCAAAAGCCGGGTGCTCGAACGCAACGGAGAGGATCTTCAAAGATTTGGGGAGGAACACGTGGCGCGATCTCGCTTGAGAAGTTTCTGGCTTTTTGTGGAACGTCGTGGTTCACGGAGTTTGAATCGGTTTGAAATGACGGTGATGACCTTAAtgaaatagtttatttttttcttatttcgtGTGACATGAAAATAAGTgctttaatttatgtattattcAATCATATCACTATATTATCACatcaaataattcatttaataaaatttaataaaatattatttaattagttttaaattaattaattataattaaatattatctaataaattgatttcataattattttttattcaacattAGAATAAGTATATCTTTTATTGAGATTAAAACAAGTATATTTTATCATGAGTGTTCACCAGATACGGGTCACATGTGAAATTCGGATTGACTCAATCCTATTTGAACAGTTTGGATTAGATCATTTATGATTAAACTGAATCGATCATTCATGTACAAGTTAAGTTAtgagtttaaatttataaattcgaTCAAAATTGAATCGAATCGATGAAAatcaataagaaaattatagTTAATATTGGAACAACTATTGTTGAAACTTCTTACTATATCACCTTCATATCTCATGTGCAAGTCTGGTTGTAGGGGTGTTCACGGGTAGAGGTCATCCGTGAACCTGAATTGACCCAAACCAATTAGTTTGAGTTTGTCATTTATGTATTTGGGTCAAAACCGAATCGAACCAATCAAAATCATTCATGTATGAATTAAGTCACGGGTttagatttatatatttaatcaaaATCGAACTGAACCGATCAAAATTTATAGATTTGTGTTGGTTTGGCTTTAAATACTTCTAATATTGGGATCCTAAGTGTTACTAGTattgaaactttttaaaatattattttcaagaacattattatttgttttatctttttttcatatttattttttttgtcatgtttataatattaatgcatcatgttttgtttatttatttgagcAAATTTGATAGCAATAAATCTAGTTGTAACAAATCTGGTTGCAATGAAACTTGTTGTAAGAAACTAATTTGTAGAAAATAGTTGTGATTATTATAGTAAATCTGGTTGAAGAAtactttgttttaatttgtattagtttatcttagaatattatgttaatgatattaaatgaatcaattttactattttcaaacatttgataatattgtgttaattgtATTGGATATTTAGATGaattatgtataaaatattagttctaagaaaaaaatcaaatttatatgaGTAACTCGTTGGCTCAAAACGAACCAAACGTTAATGAATGAGTTGAgttggatttaaaaaaaattataaaaattaaaccgaATCAAACTATCAAATTTGATTAAGTTTGATTATGAATTTAATCAAAATCGACTCAATCCAACCTGAAAACACCCTTAttcctaaattatttaattattttggttactttaatgcaatttttttctttttccaatctCACAAACTCTATGCATAACCTCTAATGCACAGATCAATAATCAATGTTGACACAcagatcaatatatatatattatacacaGGTGGTGAAACATTATGCAAAAGGTAGAAATCTAAAAAAAACGGaacaataaattaagaaataataatCTTAAATTCTTCTAATATTAACTAATTCTAACTACTACACTACTTTTTTTTCCACATATTTGAGGTCATGTTCAACCCTATATAcattaataatttgaaaaaacatCAACAAACCACAAAGTCAAAAAAGGAATTGGGCTAACTATTATACTACTACAATCTATATTAATCTTACTACATTAATTGATATACGTTTATAAGTTACACTAATTAGTCTCAGTTTTATGTTAGTCACCATGTTCATGATTTCATTCTCacttgtatttattttcttattgttaatgaaatgaaataagcGTGCTTgtctaaaaaaaaatgctaaagtTGGGTAGACAATCAGACATTACACTACATTTTTTTAGCTAGCCaatcaggttttttttttcagttggtCTGCTTAACATTTTAAtgagtaattaataaaaaaatttaaaaaatataaatagaatcTATTGGCAATTGGATACAACCCTTGCCAAAATAAatagacaaataaataaataaaatcaaagacTCACAGTCACATATGCACTAGGCAAATCATCTtgtataaaatactaaaatgctCCGTCCGCACTAGGCAAATAATCTTGAGATAAactaataaagaaaagaaacaaaacttaAAGATGAAGCAAAAAGTGCATTTTGCATGAAAAAGAGAACCAAAAGTGCAATTTGCAAAAACACAAATGCAGGTCATTATCAAGGTTGAGAGTGTGCCAGtagttctaaaaaataaataaaaaatgaaagttatttATACAATAATATATTAGTATAACAACATCTTTCAGTGTCTATCTCTCTTACATAtaatatagacaaaaaaaaatgttatattcatATCTGTACATATATCTCAAATaaaattgcaagtgtattgttTGTATACTGTTACATCgtctttttatttggattttgaGTACTAGTTTGATTTGTTACAATTATAATACtgaataaaataagaagaataATATAGGATAAAAACATAAGTTAgatgacaattttttattatatatattatttgacgaataataaatcatataagtaaaataatataaaatttattataatatttaatattaattattttaatatcatttatataaaatgtaatgtgtttattgaaataaaaaagaaagaaattcgaataaaagaatatagtgttttccttttaaaatgattactttgtttaattactaatttttggTTATTAAAAAGATACAAATAgagatttgtgttttttttaatattttatatttgagacaaAAAGTTTATCCCAtaattttctaaataataaaaatgaggaAATTCGTTCTCTATCCATACGCTTGACTTGAGTTGCCCCTACTGTTCTTTTCAAAtcaaacatagaataaaaatatttattttatttggtagCATAATTTTTAACCAACCAAATGGATCCTTGTTGGATTTTTAGCTAGTTATCTgttaataacaatttttatatttttattattaatgtttattaagacaaacaaaattaaattttatttaataaaaaaatatattaaaagatattaataatatttcctATAAATACATCTCTAAAATAAGTATTTCTAAAAAGTGACATGCAAACAAACATTTCTCTGGGTGCAGTTTATCAGACATAAATATCCGGGGGAGGGCTTGATGGAAATCCAGGAGCACTCAGGATCGTATGTGTTAACTTCTATCGCCAAAGCGTTTGAAAAATTGTGTGATGGGTTTCATTTGAGGTTGGGTGATGGTGGGAGTAGCTTTTGGTTTGAAGATTTGAATATTGCCCTGGAGGTTTCCTTTGTGGATGTTCATGACATTGGCTTGAGGGTGTGTGATGTGGTGAATGGGGATGGGAACTGTGACCTCTCCAATGTGGATTCTCTGCTTCATGGGGATCTGATGTTACTGGGTTTTGTGGGAATATCGGGCATGCAGATATTTTGAAGGCGATATCAAGGATGGgatataatcaaaattataaaaaaaagtgtaattttaACTACAGTATATGGGTAGattcaataatataaatatttttacctaATAATAAAGGAAAATCTCTTACAATATAAAGACACTCAACTTGATTAATTTGCAAGTTTTGCCTTGAAAATTTGTATGATGTTCCTATTTATAGGTTATGTTAGGGGACTCTTAAAACAAATAAGTAAATTTCCACTAATGGTCCCACTAAATAGGCATGAAATTTGCTTGAAACATGCATGAAATACATGAATTTTGGAAGCTATAAGGATTATCTTTTATGTTGGACGTATAGTTGATATAAAATACATGTTTTACCAAATGTTTGCCGAACACATTAATGTTTTCATGCAAAGGATCCACATATAttgtatataactttttttatccataaatatTAGTTTTGATGTTTTTCTCTCCCTTCTCCTCTCTCACTCTTAAGTTTCTCTTATCAATCTTATTATAATATAACACGTGAGTTATTCATTAGCTGTGAAAGTCTAATTTTGAGATTAAGAATTCAAATAGtcagattgaaaaaaaataaaaaatttaactcgtgaattaaattataggaaaaCCAATTTAATGAGGTGagataaatagaaaaattatttttgtaattaagccTTTGATTTATTGGACCGAACACCCTTAAAAGGAAAAAGTACAAATTTGAAGAATCATACCACAACAACAATGACAATCCTGGCTCCTATTGACCACCACAACACATAAACCAGCTACGAGAAAATTCTCTGCACAACGGTAGCTAGGAAACCACTGGAAGCTGAATCGGTGAGATTGCCAACTTAGAACAACGACGGCAGCCAAAAGGGATTTTAGGGCAATGATTCTATGCTATTGAAAAACAGGGAGAGTAAGGCTGTAAAAGTCATTCAGTCCCATCTTTCATTAAGGTTATTTTTGTCCCtacaatacttttaaaaaaaaatgatcggtaaaaaattaaaaaatacaatagaaACCCGTAACTGCAGGTAACATAAACTTATTCACGGTGGACTACATTGCAAACTTGACCACGCTAGAAGCTGCCTTCTTCTAAGCATACAAAAAGTATATGAATTCAAttgatcaatttaaaattacagGAACAAAAGTAAGGAGacccaaaacatatatattaccCTAAAAATTACATTCTTAGTCCCTAAACTCGGCATAGAATTTCATCTTAATATACCCATGCAGTACCTCAATCAAGCAATCCCATTTCCACGTGCATAAATCACAGACCATCCAATTAGGCATGTTTCGAGGAATATCAACAATCTGCCAGCTTAGCATTTAAAGCCAACCGTCTGTTGCAAACTGCTACTTACTTACTTTACCTAAATTTGGACCACAATCCAGCACAGCAATACTCTTTCAAATAATAGAGTCAGGCTTGTGCACCGCTGTTACTTCCTTTGAGATAGCACCTCTATCACGTTTTGATGATACTTAGAGATACCAAATTTCTAACATCTAGCTCGCCAAGCATTTTGGGTTTCATTATGGTTTAAACTTTACAGCTAAATGGCATGACATTAATCctacctattcctccttctcttCTTCCCCCATATGAATTGAATTTCGTTGAAGCATTTGAATTGCAGGGGCAGTTGGGCACCCTCTTGTAATAAAAGTGGTCATCGTCGGATACAAAggatttaatttgattgtgtACTCTTTCAATTGAATGAATGGAAGACTGGAAACCCTATATAGACATTGCAGGTAAAAGCAAAGCCAAATACAGTCATCCATCATCTTATCATATGTTTGAGGAGTCGCATTCCACTACAAGATTTACCAAAGGGGATTTCGTCTTTTATTGGATCTTGCAAGCActagttataaatttaatattctttctATTTACTTATGGCCCTCAGAACACTAGTTAACATTTTCCTTTGTTCCTTTTACCAAATTTTAGTAAGCATGGTTGGACAAAAACAATAGCTACCTGGATAAAATATACGGCACAATCTATCTTGTACCACGTAAACTTATTGGCAAGCAAATATTAAGCCAACCAGCTGCAATGGAGAAAAAAGATCCATTCACAAATTCCAATCCCCCACCCCTCCTGAAAAAAGGTTCCAACTTCCAAATACAAAAACTATCTATGTTGCCATCATGCAGGATGGCTAATTTTACAGAATATTGAATTATAGAAGGAACCACTAACCAGTATAATTAAACCAACTAATcttgaagaaaaataacaactcCTACCGAGTAAAGATAAGTTCCACACCATTGCCAGCAATAAAATAGAGAATTCTTGTTCTATTCATTGAATGTTAAAGCAACAAGAACATTCATAGAAAAGGAGTTATTCATGAGTACTGTGAAATCATAAGACTTATTCAAATAACATGAAacatcatattaaataatttttcctgGAAGTTACTTCAGTAAAAGCCTTCCCTAAATCACGAGAATCTGATGATTCAATAGAATAAGTTCATTCACATTTAATTTACAACAGTACAGTGATGATGCACCAGTCCTATCGAAGCTGATTCCTGACCAACTATCCATCTAGCAATGCTGTGATATATTATTCACTCTTCACAATAACATTATATGCTGGGAAACCCTTCCCATATAACCAAATTATATGAAAAGAAAACGCAACACTACCAGTCTTATCCTCTTATCAGATTACAACACTTACAAATATCATTATTGGTCCAAAATAATACTAGCAGGGAAGTTCCCTTTCTTTGGCTCTCTGTCCTGCAAAATTGCCAAGCATGCAATATATGCACGCAAAGAATGAAATACTTACTGTTATGATACATTATTATATCGTTATGCTGCAGCAGATCGTTTGTCCTCATAATCATCAAGATTAAGAGCATGTAGCAACTTAGGCCAAGACTCCGGGATTCCTCCAGGCAGGTTAAACTCCAATAATTTTCCTCTTGAACGGTAAAATTCCTCCACAGGCTGAGTCTGCAATCAAGACAGAAAACAAGTCCTTAAACCAAGTAGAAAGGGAAGTCAAAATCATTCACAAAAATGTAACTATAAGCAACAGGAAATTAGAAACATCAACAAGTTCACTCAGATCTTTTATAAATTCCTCacaataaagataaatatacaACTACAAAAAAGAAGCCATTCAAGCAGCCGATCTTCCTGAAGTcccaaaattaataataatataattgtgCAGCAATACCATTTCATTGTATATTCGAAGCCTTTCTTTGACCACTGCTTCAGTATCATCTGATCGAGTAATGAGCTTTGATATACAATTCTCAGGAGGAAGAAGTGGAGCCATAATAATTCCAGGGCTCCCATTCTCAGCCTTGATGTTGATGGAAGCAACATTAAAATTTCCCCCACACTGATTGCAAATTCTCCTACCAAGGCATTTCTCAAGCAGAACATCTTCTCGAAGCTTCAGATTGATTACCAAGTCAATGTCAGTTACCCCTTCCAATATTTCCTGCAAGCGAAAAACACATGTAGAATTTGAGTATTCTgttatttaaagttttaaactGTTCTATGAAAAGTAAGAGAGCAACAGAACTGTTGCAACTACAACACATATGAAGGGACGAAGAGGCAGAACTGGAGACAAATTAAAGCTGCTTCAACGACAGGAAGTAGTAGCTAATCAAGTggggaaatgaaaataaataaataaaaacaataaaaaaaaaaactagataaGGTAGGTTGCCTTATGAAATCATCATATTATCCATACAAAGAAAAAATTCCTTCACTTCCTTTTCATTAGAAATTACAATTTTGGGAAACAAAACCCACTATCAATATTTTTGTTCCTTGTATTCATGTAAAGGTTTAGTAAACAAAACAAGGGGAGTACCTATAATGAAATACACTTTACCAAAGTGAAGAAACTCACTGCTTGCTTAATTGTTCGAGGAAAACCATCAAGAATAAATCCCAAATCGCCTTTAGCTTCCCCGGCAACAAGTCTCTTTGAcaataaactaataataatttcatcTGACACCAATTGACCTTGTTTTACAATTTCTGATAGCTGTAATAAACCAAAAATTACAAATCAAAAAGTGGAAGAAATGGTCTGATGGACATAACATAAACATTCTATCCCAACAAGGAGACAACAATTAGGCCACAATATATCACCTTGAAATACCATAACTATGTATTAATCAAAGCTTGAATAAATTTTCAGTCAACTGATCTTTAAGAAGTCGGTTCAAtgaaaaattacacaaaattcaaTCTTCCGAAGTTAAAGACTTACTAGCTTGGCAGACAGGTAGGTTTTCCTTATAAcccaataaataaattacagtTACAGGATTATGCTCTATAATTACTAAATAGAATACAAGAATACTTATGATCAAAATGTTCAAGGAActgaaaaccaacaaaactcAACTTAAAATTCTTGCTGCACAGATATTTTAACAGAAGTTAACCAAACCAACAAATGACAAGTTCTAATAAGGTATCCATAcacaatttaatttctataaactctcaatataaaaattttactaCCGCTAATCAATTAGAAATCATCTTTAATACGACTTTAATGATAGTTGACTTTTAAATTGTTATTGTAAAAGCCATACATAacgattctttttttttttttttttttaaaactaggaATCAAATACACGTATAAGGGAGTCTATAACAACTAAAATATGTATTGTGTTCCACCAACTAAGTTAAACTTCCTTAATATACACAAGGATTTGTGACTAGATTACAAGTTAcaactatttaataatttttttaaaaataataattatactgCCATTTTCTTTTAGCACTGCACCGTACACAGAAATTTCAATAACCTTGACCAAATTtgcgttaaaaaaattaacctagcTAATTCAAAGTGAACGAAaaaagaggaggaagaagaagaacaacaaaaCCTGGGAAGAAAGGGGGCCAGAGGAGGTGAGTTCGTCGCGAACGAGATCGCCGGTGGCGATGTGAGGGACGCCGAGGAGGTTCGAGAGGCGACTGGCGTACGTTCCTTTTCCGACGCCGGGGCAGCCGAGGAACACCCACTGCACGCACCGCTTGCTCGAATCTTCGCGCAGCGGAAACGGGCGGAACGGCGTGGCGTCGTGCGGCGGCGCGTGGCAGTTGACTACGGAGGAGCTCAGGCACCTCCTCGCCAGGGAAGAGACGACGAACGCGCGCTTCGCGAGGCGGGTTATGGCCGCCATGATGATGGGATTTGCAGACTTGCGCTGAATGATCAACGACAGCGATGATTGATTAACTTGTTAATTGTTCGCTTTCggaaattatttattacaagATTTGCTtcaaatatctaaatttcaacTTAGATTTTACTTGCACGCACACAAGTCACAAAGACCTATGTTAAAAAAACACGTGGATAAATTCATAAGCCGTacgaataaattaaatagacaaGGATCTAGTGTATACGGTTCAAATGGCTCCTGTAGTGTATTTTGATATTGgtttaatagataaaaataaaataaaaacataacaaGAAATTctgttttgataaaattatttttgtagcaAAAGTAATTTTCATTGGATTTTTAAACATTGCACATAGCCGTTAAATACAATTTGAGTTGTTAATGTGTTGGatgattggaattttttttattggcatattatttatttttttcttatacgtCTCATGTCATATTGCTTTTGTGGGGATGCCAATTTGTGGAATTTTTTGTAGATGCTTTCTTCTTACACGTTATGCATTCAGCTATTCACTTTTGTTTggctattttttctatttttttaaagtaaataaaaataagtattataaattaaaaaatattgaaaaattgttCTAGTGTTGGATATACTTAGTGTGCCGAAGGTGAAAACACAGAAACAAATGTTAATCTGTCAGCACTACTCAAATTCTTTAGTTTTGTGTAAGAGACTAGTTGTCATTGATAACAATTGTACCAGCTCAAGTGGTGTCGTTCTTGAAGAGAATAATCATCATAACATAATCATGTCTTCTTATATCCTTTGAATGCCCTAGTTGTTAGGATTTCCAAATTGCATCACACAAGCCTTCACATCAAAATTGACAACCTAAACAACAaactcaaaaaaagaaaaaaaaaacaaaccatcCAAATCAAAAACCTCAATGTACATAAATACAAATGTcacaaattaaacttatttaggAATAACATTCACTGGATTTAGGTAGATAGTCATTATCATATCcacattaaaaaaacacatttcctAAAGTCTATACTAGtaagaataatataattaaatgtcAATTTGTTGGTAGAGTGTGTCTTATTAATTATgcgttaagttttttttttttcagagtaCCAAAAGTGATTATTAAGAAGTTATTATGCAAAGAAACTTCTTATGAGATAgtgaaaagttaaaataaaagataccgTGGTCAAATTTGGAAAGCATGAGTTGTCCAAAGAGCCATGAGAtattagggattaaaaatataagctTCTTTAATGAAACATTGTTGAGTAAATGGAGATGAATCATGTTTTACCAAACAGGCGCGTTGTTGGAAAAGGaggtgattaaaaaaaaaaaagtcttccaTACCAAAATTGGGTATGAAATTTTGAGTGGCCTAGGAGGTGGTTTGTTGTAAT
This region includes:
- the LOC114380726 gene encoding probable adenylate kinase 1, chloroplastic; the protein is MAAITRLAKRAFVVSSLARRCLSSSVVNCHAPPHDATPFRPFPLREDSSKRCVQWVFLGCPGVGKGTYASRLSNLLGVPHIATGDLVRDELTSSGPLSSQLSEIVKQGQLVSDEIIISLLSKRLVAGEAKGDLGFILDGFPRTIKQAEILEGVTDIDLVINLKLREDVLLEKCLGRRICNQCGGNFNVASINIKAENGSPGIIMAPLLPPENCISKLITRSDDTEAVVKERLRIYNEMTQPVEEFYRSRGKLLEFNLPGGIPESWPKLLHALNLDDYEDKRSAAA